One part of the Olleya sp. YS genome encodes these proteins:
- the panD gene encoding aspartate 1-decarboxylase: MQIQVVKSKIHRVKVTGADLNYIGSITIDEDLMDAANIIQGEKVQIVNNNNGARLETYAIPGPRNSGEITLNGAASRLVAKDDILILITYAFMDIEEAKVFKPALVFPNEANNLLK, encoded by the coding sequence ATGCAAATACAAGTAGTAAAATCTAAAATTCACCGAGTAAAAGTAACAGGAGCTGACCTAAATTATATTGGTAGCATAACCATTGACGAAGATTTAATGGATGCAGCCAATATAATTCAAGGTGAAAAAGTGCAAATTGTAAATAATAATAATGGAGCACGTCTAGAAACTTATGCTATTCCTGGTCCAAGAAATAGTGGGGAAATCACACTTAACGGAGCAGCTTCAAGACTAGTTGCAAAAGATGATATCTTAATTTTAATAACTTATGCTTTTATGGATATTGAAGAAGCTAAAGTGTTTAAGCCTGCATTGGTGTTTCCAAATGAAGCGAATAATTTGCTTAAATAA
- the panC gene encoding pantoate--beta-alanine ligase: MLVFADKNKLTSHLSALKEKGLSLGFVPTMGALHEGHISLVRQALDNNSLLVVSIFVNPTQFDNAEDLKKYPRTLEDDVNLLKTVSKNIIVYAPTVDDIYNGNTKAQTFSFDGLEFEMEGRFRKGHFDGVGTIVKRLFEIVQPDNAYFGEKDFQQLTIIKKLVEKHKIPVNIIGCKIHRESNGLAMSSRNVRLKPEYKKAAPFIYKTLKAAKQKFGTKSANKVTEWVTKQFANHDFLELEYFIIADIDTLKTVKRKTKTKTYRAFIAVYADDIRLIDNIALN; this comes from the coding sequence ATGCTTGTATTTGCTGATAAAAACAAATTAACCTCACATCTTTCTGCTTTAAAAGAGAAGGGTTTAAGTCTTGGCTTTGTGCCTACAATGGGTGCATTGCATGAAGGACATATATCTTTAGTTAGGCAAGCATTAGATAACAACAGTCTTTTGGTGGTCAGTATTTTTGTCAATCCAACACAATTTGATAATGCTGAAGACTTAAAAAAATACCCAAGAACTTTAGAGGATGACGTCAACCTGTTAAAGACAGTCTCTAAGAATATTATTGTTTACGCACCAACTGTAGATGATATTTATAACGGAAACACCAAAGCACAAACATTTAGCTTTGATGGATTAGAATTTGAAATGGAAGGGCGTTTTAGAAAAGGGCATTTTGACGGTGTTGGAACTATAGTAAAACGTTTGTTTGAAATTGTACAACCTGATAATGCTTATTTTGGTGAAAAAGATTTTCAGCAATTAACCATCATAAAAAAGTTGGTTGAAAAGCATAAGATACCAGTAAACATTATAGGTTGCAAAATACATAGAGAAAGTAATGGATTGGCCATGAGTTCTAGAAACGTACGTTTAAAACCAGAATATAAAAAAGCTGCACCATTTATCTACAAAACCTTAAAAGCTGCTAAACAAAAGTTTGGCACAAAAAGTGCTAATAAAGTTACAGAATGGGTAACTAAACAGTTTGCAAACCACGATTTCTTAGAATTAGAATATTTTATTATTGCAGATATAGATACCTTAAAAACCGTAAAACGAAAAACTAAAACTAAAACCTACAGAGCGTTTATTGCAGTTTATGCAGACGACATAAGATTAATAGATAATATCGCTCTAAATTAA
- a CDS encoding TonB-dependent receptor, producing the protein MRTILSIVLLCFSGIAFSQTTITGTVVDDSQQPIPSANVVINGTSVGTATDFDGNFTLTTNENPPFTIQVSSVGFTTENVEITSNNQNINVVLAEGTSLDEVVISASRTPERIFESPVTVERFGLREIKNTASADFYDGLENLKGVDVNTNSLTFKSVNTRGFATFANTRFMQLVDGMDNSTPALNFPIGNLVGMTETDVLSVELLPGASSALYGANAFNGILFMRSKNPFDYTGISGSIKRGITSQESAGDNPYTDLSIRMAHKFSDKFAAKVNFGYLKGTDWQATSEVDKIDPTRTRANTDYDGINVYGDEVAANINALAGGTGVVPDVVVSRTGYNERDLTNYNAESVKADWGLYYRPIEGNNLEFSYVGKVGSGSTIYQGTNRYNINGFFQQQHKLEVRNDNFFVRAYEVSDKAGDSYDMVFTGININRAWKSDADWFGDYINTFVGIDLSGNPLGLTEQQKHEAARAAADTGRFLPGTPEYQAAFNRSINDPDLSTGSKFQDASKYFHSDANYNFGDLTDWAEIQVGGSYRKYTLNSGGTIYTDRDSPIEYSEFGVYSQIQKDIEVSEDMELKLTASGRYDKSELFDGFFSPRISAGLTLNQNHNIRASAQTGFRNPTTQDLFIGLDAGRAILVGSAESNLDRYSRDYAISLEGQTMFGQPATVNQTGRAAYENSYSASSVSAFAASGNPALLTVANPEIIKPERVTSVEVGYRGKFESLIVDFSTYYNKYEDFISQEVVISPLYGTAGDGGLSVAALANGDVQAYSAYTNSDADVKSYGASLGLSTKVFGGFDLGGSYTFTKQDFDQAANPDFQTNFNTPEHKFKATFGHTEVFENFGFNIAYRFSDDYFWEATFGNGIVPEFHVLDAQINYKIPSLKSIIKVGATNLTGDEYFTAFGTGFIGSMYYASLTINNL; encoded by the coding sequence ATGAGAACAATCCTTTCAATTGTATTGTTGTGTTTTAGCGGAATAGCTTTTTCCCAAACAACAATAACAGGAACAGTTGTGGACGATAGTCAACAACCTATTCCTAGTGCTAATGTGGTAATAAATGGCACATCTGTAGGAACAGCTACAGATTTCGATGGTAATTTCACCTTAACAACAAATGAAAATCCTCCTTTTACTATTCAAGTAAGTAGCGTAGGTTTTACAACAGAAAATGTTGAAATTACTTCAAACAATCAAAATATTAACGTTGTCCTTGCAGAAGGAACGTCTCTAGACGAAGTAGTTATATCTGCATCAAGAACACCAGAACGTATTTTTGAGTCACCTGTAACGGTAGAACGTTTTGGTCTAAGAGAAATTAAAAATACAGCATCTGCTGATTTTTATGATGGTTTAGAAAACTTAAAAGGTGTAGATGTTAATACAAACAGTTTAACATTTAAATCTGTAAACACTCGTGGTTTTGCCACTTTTGCAAATACACGTTTTATGCAGTTAGTAGATGGAATGGACAATTCAACACCTGCATTAAATTTCCCTATTGGAAACTTAGTAGGTATGACAGAAACTGACGTTTTAAGCGTCGAGTTACTCCCAGGAGCATCATCTGCATTGTATGGTGCAAATGCCTTTAACGGTATTTTATTTATGAGAAGTAAAAACCCGTTTGACTATACTGGTATCAGTGGATCTATTAAAAGAGGTATCACTTCACAAGAGTCTGCAGGAGACAATCCTTACACAGACTTAAGCATCAGAATGGCTCACAAGTTTAGCGATAAATTTGCTGCAAAAGTTAACTTCGGTTACTTAAAAGGAACAGATTGGCAAGCGACTAGTGAAGTAGATAAAATTGACCCAACAAGAACAAGAGCTAATACAGATTACGATGGTATCAACGTGTATGGAGATGAAGTAGCTGCAAATATTAACGCACTAGCTGGAGGTACAGGTGTTGTACCAGACGTAGTTGTTAGTAGAACAGGTTATAATGAGCGTGATTTGACAAATTATAATGCTGAAAGTGTTAAAGCAGACTGGGGATTATATTATCGTCCAATTGAAGGAAATAATTTAGAGTTTTCTTATGTTGGAAAAGTTGGATCAGGTTCTACTATCTATCAAGGTACAAACAGATATAACATTAATGGTTTCTTCCAGCAACAACATAAATTAGAAGTTAGAAACGATAACTTTTTTGTTAGAGCTTATGAGGTGTCAGACAAAGCAGGTGATTCATATGACATGGTCTTTACTGGTATTAACATAAATAGAGCATGGAAAAGTGATGCTGATTGGTTTGGAGACTATATAAATACTTTTGTAGGTATTGACTTATCTGGTAATCCATTAGGTCTTACAGAACAACAAAAACATGAAGCAGCTAGAGCAGCAGCAGATACTGGTCGTTTTTTACCAGGAACACCGGAATATCAAGCCGCATTTAACAGAAGTATTAATGATCCAGACTTAAGTACAGGTTCAAAATTTCAAGATGCTTCTAAATATTTCCATAGTGATGCAAATTATAACTTTGGTGACCTTACAGATTGGGCTGAAATACAAGTTGGAGGGTCTTACAGAAAATACACATTAAATTCTGGAGGTACAATTTATACAGATAGGGATAGCCCAATAGAATACTCAGAATTTGGAGTGTATTCTCAAATCCAAAAAGACATTGAAGTTTCTGAGGATATGGAATTAAAGTTAACTGCGTCTGGACGTTACGACAAATCAGAATTATTTGATGGTTTTTTCTCTCCAAGAATTTCTGCAGGTCTAACCTTAAACCAGAATCATAATATTAGAGCTTCTGCTCAAACAGGTTTTAGAAACCCAACAACTCAAGATTTGTTTATTGGTTTAGATGCAGGTAGAGCCATTTTAGTAGGTTCTGCTGAAAGTAATTTAGACAGATATTCTAGAGACTATGCAATTAGTTTAGAAGGTCAAACAATGTTTGGACAACCTGCTACTGTTAATCAAACTGGTAGAGCAGCCTATGAGAACTCATACTCTGCTAGCTCTGTTAGTGCATTTGCAGCTTCAGGTAACCCAGCATTATTAACAGTTGCAAATCCTGAAATTATAAAACCAGAAAGAGTAACCTCTGTTGAAGTAGGTTATAGAGGTAAATTTGAAAGTCTTATTGTTGATTTTAGTACTTACTACAACAAATACGAAGATTTTATCTCTCAGGAAGTAGTGATTTCTCCGTTATATGGTACAGCAGGAGATGGAGGTCTATCTGTGGCTGCATTGGCAAATGGAGATGTTCAGGCGTACAGTGCCTACACTAATTCTGATGCTGATGTTAAATCTTATGGTGCTTCTTTAGGATTATCTACTAAAGTGTTTGGTGGTTTTGATCTTGGTGGTAGTTACACATTCACTAAACAAGATTTTGATCAAGCTGCAAATCCAGATTTTCAAACAAACTTTAATACACCAGAGCATAAGTTTAAAGCAACTTTTGGACATACAGAAGTGTTTGAAAACTTTGGTTTCAACATAGCATACAGATTTAGTGATGATTATTTCTGGGAAGCTACATTTGGAAATGGTATCGTTCCAGAATTTCACGTATTGGATGCACAAATCAATTATAAAATTCCAAGTTTAAAATCTATTATCAAAGTAGGAGCTACAAACCTAACAGGAGATGAGTACTTTACTGCTTTTGGAACTGGATTTATCGGGTCTATGTATTATGCATCATTAACAATTAATAACTTATAA
- a CDS encoding DUF4270 domain-containing protein, with translation MKTFFLNIVKPLLFISSIALILVACDEDFVNVESDIRGAQNFNTGSRLFPFVSYNKKVDPIQTNNLSNKVLGIYNDPNYGSTSASLITQIAPTLAAPNFGENPEIISVKLYIPYFYTLLETDGEGNSTYELDSVFGNTSSPYKLSIFRNNYYLRDLDPESDFEESQDYYSNAYTNLNLSSFEGDLFYVNDSFTPSELQISVQEAPVGSTEEEELEKLTPGLHVDLAESLGINYWQDFLIQEDGTANPVLSDQADFKNAFRGLIFKVEQDNMSNDGSMIFLNMNNARIDVRYERDGTVENQRLRETYTFNFNNIKFNTLENLSNFQPLTDGDDQNGDDQLYLKGFEGSMTVLDLFNGNIIDENNNSQDALEYFKDREGKWLINEANLNFYVDYTNQGLQTRGTAEPDRIILYDLKNDTPIVDYFTDPTTNSTTPLNSKIIYSPRLERDVDENGVKYKIRLTEHIKRILLNDSTNVKLGLYVTSNINLFGTSQIENALEDDVVRFVPQSSTISPEGTILHGSSSTVPENVRATFEIFYTEPNN, from the coding sequence ATGAAAACATTCTTTTTAAATATAGTTAAACCTTTATTATTTATATCGTCTATTGCTTTAATTTTAGTTGCATGTGATGAAGATTTTGTAAATGTTGAAAGTGACATTAGAGGTGCTCAAAATTTTAACACAGGCAGTAGATTATTTCCTTTTGTATCTTATAACAAAAAAGTTGATCCCATACAAACCAATAACTTATCCAATAAAGTATTAGGTATTTATAATGACCCTAATTATGGATCTACTTCTGCTAGTTTAATTACACAAATTGCTCCAACATTAGCAGCTCCTAATTTTGGAGAAAACCCAGAGATTATTTCTGTTAAATTATACATACCTTATTTTTATACCTTATTAGAAACAGATGGAGAAGGTAATTCCACATACGAGCTAGATTCTGTATTTGGTAATACTTCTAGTCCATACAAATTATCCATATTTAGAAATAATTATTATTTAAGAGATTTAGATCCAGAATCTGATTTTGAAGAGTCACAAGACTATTACTCTAATGCTTATACTAACTTAAATCTGTCTAGTTTTGAAGGAGATTTGTTTTATGTAAATGATAGTTTTACTCCTAGTGAATTGCAAATTAGTGTTCAAGAAGCTCCAGTAGGTTCAACAGAAGAGGAAGAGCTTGAAAAGCTAACCCCTGGATTACATGTTGACCTTGCAGAATCTCTAGGTATAAACTATTGGCAAGATTTTTTAATCCAAGAAGACGGAACTGCTAACCCTGTTTTATCAGATCAGGCGGATTTTAAAAATGCCTTTAGAGGTTTAATCTTTAAGGTTGAACAAGACAATATGTCTAATGATGGTAGCATGATATTTCTAAATATGAATAACGCTAGAATTGACGTGAGATATGAAAGAGATGGAACTGTAGAGAATCAAAGATTAAGAGAAACTTACACATTTAATTTCAATAATATAAAGTTTAACACTTTAGAAAATTTATCTAATTTCCAACCATTAACAGATGGGGATGATCAAAATGGAGACGACCAATTATATCTAAAAGGGTTTGAAGGATCTATGACTGTTTTAGATCTTTTCAATGGTAATATCATTGACGAAAACAACAACTCGCAAGATGCTTTGGAATATTTTAAAGACAGAGAGGGTAAATGGTTAATTAACGAAGCTAATCTTAATTTTTATGTCGACTACACTAATCAAGGTTTACAAACTAGAGGAACCGCAGAGCCAGATAGAATTATTCTTTACGACTTAAAAAATGATACACCAATAGTAGATTATTTTACAGATCCAACAACAAATTCGACTACACCACTAAATTCTAAAATTATTTACTCTCCTAGATTAGAAAGAGATGTAGACGAAAACGGTGTTAAATATAAAATTAGATTAACAGAACACATTAAACGTATTTTACTAAATGATTCTACAAATGTCAAACTAGGTTTATATGTTACATCTAACATTAATCTTTTTGGTACATCACAAATCGAAAACGCACTAGAGGATGATGTTGTAAGGTTTGTTCCTCAAAGCTCTACAATAAGTCCTGAAGGCACCATTTTACATGGAAGTTCCTCCACTGTTCCAGAAAATGTTAGAGCAACTTTTGAAATTTTTTATACAGAACCTAATAACTAA
- a CDS encoding glycogen/starch synthase has translation MKDKRILYVSSEVVPYLPETEISSMSFETPRMVNQQGGQIRIFMPRYGNINERRHQLHEVIRLSGINLVVNDLDMPLIIKVASIPKERIQVYFIDNDEYFKRKATLTDEDGKLFEDNDERAIFFAKGVIETVKKLNWSPDIIHVHGWLASLLPLYLKQFYKDEPLFNESKIVTSIYKSGYENTLNPDLIKKIQFDNIEEDKIKLLTEPTYNNLMKVAIDSSDALIIGSEDLPEELTTYLNKSKKPVLDYHAKDEFSEAYTNFYTTSVLA, from the coding sequence ATGAAAGATAAGAGGATATTATATGTATCATCTGAAGTGGTGCCATATTTACCAGAAACAGAAATTTCTTCAATGTCATTTGAGACACCTAGAATGGTAAATCAGCAAGGAGGACAAATAAGAATATTCATGCCTAGATATGGAAATATCAACGAAAGAAGACATCAATTACATGAAGTTATCCGTCTTTCAGGAATTAATTTAGTAGTCAACGATTTGGATATGCCTTTAATTATTAAAGTAGCCTCTATCCCAAAAGAGCGTATTCAGGTTTATTTTATTGATAATGATGAGTATTTTAAAAGAAAAGCAACACTAACTGACGAAGACGGAAAACTTTTTGAAGATAATGATGAGCGAGCAATTTTCTTTGCAAAAGGTGTGATAGAAACTGTAAAAAAATTAAACTGGTCTCCAGATATTATACATGTTCATGGTTGGTTGGCTTCCTTATTACCGCTTTATCTTAAACAATTTTATAAAGACGAACCTTTATTTAACGAAAGTAAAATTGTGACTTCTATTTATAAAAGTGGATATGAAAATACTCTTAATCCAGATTTGATTAAAAAAATTCAGTTTGATAATATAGAAGAGGACAAAATAAAACTACTTACAGAACCTACATATAATAATTTAATGAAAGTAGCTATTGACAGTTCTGACGCATTGATTATTGGGTCTGAAGATTTACCAGAAGAGCTTACAACCTATCTTAATAAGTCTAAAAAACCAGTTTTGGATTATCACGCTAAAGACGAATTTAGCGAAGCATACACTAATTTTTACACAACTAGCGTTTTAGCATAG
- the glmS gene encoding glutamine--fructose-6-phosphate transaminase (isomerizing) has protein sequence MCGIVGYIGKRKAYPIVIDGLKRLEYRGYDSAGIAIYDGTDLKLSKTKGKVADLEKKINNEIATEGNIAIGHTRWATHGVPNDVNSHPHYSNSGDLVIIHNGIIENYESIKTELIKRGYTFQSDTDTEVLINLIEEVKKKQNVKLGKAVQLALTEVVGAFAIAVFDKNKPNEIVVAKLGSPLAIGIGEDDFFIASDASPFIEYTKNAIYLEDEEMAIVRLNKKIKIRKIKDDSEVTPSMQELKFNLEQIEKGGYEHFMLKEIHEQPHAIKDTYRGRLRVKEGIIKMAGIDDNIEKFTNASRIIIVACGTSWHAGLVAEYIFENLARIPVEVEYASEFRYRNPVITNNDVVIAISQSGETADTLAAIKLAKEKGAFVFGVCNVVGSSIARETHAGAYTHAGPEIGVASTKAFTTQITVLTLIALKLGKIKGALSNTDYHYHLQELELIPEKVEKALKSDAHIKMVADIYKDAKNCLYLGRGYNFPVALEGALKLKEISYIHAEGYPAAEMKHGPIALIDDQMPVIVIAVNKGHYEKVVSNIEEIKSRSGKIIGIVTEGDTSVKKLADHVIEVPETLESLTPLLTTIPLQLLSYHIAVMLDKNVDQPRNLAKSVTVE, from the coding sequence ATGTGTGGTATTGTAGGATATATTGGTAAAAGAAAAGCTTATCCAATTGTCATAGACGGATTAAAACGACTAGAATATAGAGGTTATGATAGTGCTGGTATAGCAATTTATGATGGAACCGATCTAAAACTATCTAAGACAAAAGGAAAAGTAGCTGATTTAGAGAAAAAAATAAACAATGAAATTGCAACAGAAGGAAATATAGCTATAGGACATACCAGATGGGCAACACATGGTGTTCCTAACGATGTTAACTCTCACCCACACTACTCTAACTCTGGAGATTTAGTTATTATTCACAACGGAATTATTGAGAATTACGAATCTATTAAAACAGAATTAATAAAAAGAGGGTACACTTTCCAATCTGATACGGATACAGAAGTATTAATAAATCTTATTGAAGAAGTTAAGAAAAAACAAAATGTAAAATTAGGTAAAGCTGTACAGTTAGCACTAACAGAAGTAGTAGGTGCTTTTGCAATAGCAGTATTTGATAAAAATAAACCTAATGAAATTGTTGTCGCAAAATTAGGTAGCCCATTAGCTATTGGTATTGGCGAAGACGATTTTTTTATAGCAAGTGATGCCTCTCCATTTATAGAATATACTAAAAATGCCATTTATCTTGAAGATGAGGAAATGGCAATTGTAAGGCTAAATAAAAAAATAAAAATTAGAAAAATAAAGGATGATTCTGAGGTAACACCTTCTATGCAAGAGCTTAAATTTAACCTTGAGCAAATTGAAAAAGGTGGTTATGAACATTTCATGTTAAAAGAAATACACGAACAACCTCACGCCATTAAGGATACTTACAGAGGTCGACTTAGAGTAAAAGAAGGTATCATCAAAATGGCTGGGATTGATGATAATATTGAAAAGTTCACTAATGCCAGTCGTATTATCATTGTCGCTTGTGGTACATCTTGGCACGCAGGTTTAGTCGCAGAATATATTTTCGAAAACTTGGCTAGAATCCCTGTAGAAGTTGAATACGCTTCAGAATTTAGATATCGTAATCCCGTAATAACAAACAACGATGTTGTTATTGCTATTTCTCAATCAGGTGAAACCGCAGACACTTTAGCTGCAATTAAATTAGCTAAAGAAAAAGGCGCATTTGTATTTGGAGTATGTAACGTGGTAGGCTCATCTATAGCTAGAGAAACACATGCTGGAGCTTATACTCATGCAGGGCCAGAAATTGGAGTAGCATCAACTAAAGCATTTACAACTCAAATAACAGTATTAACTTTAATAGCACTTAAATTAGGTAAAATTAAAGGTGCTTTGTCTAACACAGACTATCACTATCATTTACAAGAATTAGAACTTATTCCTGAAAAAGTAGAAAAAGCACTAAAGTCTGATGCACATATAAAAATGGTTGCAGACATATATAAAGATGCAAAAAACTGTCTATACTTAGGTAGAGGTTATAATTTTCCAGTAGCCCTAGAAGGCGCTTTAAAATTAAAAGAGATTTCTTATATACATGCAGAAGGTTATCCCGCTGCAGAAATGAAACATGGTCCCATAGCCTTAATTGATGACCAAATGCCAGTCATTGTTATAGCAGTCAATAAAGGGCATTATGAAAAAGTAGTCAGTAACATTGAAGAAATAAAATCTAGATCCGGTAAAATTATAGGTATTGTTACCGAAGGCGATACTAGTGTCAAAAAATTAGCAGATCATGTTATTGAGGTTCCAGAAACACTAGAATCTTTAACACCACTATTAACAACTATACCTCTACAATTGTTATCATATCATATTGCGGTAATGTTAGATAAAAATGTAGATCAACCAAGAAATTTAGCAAAATCTGTAACAGTAGAGTAA
- a CDS encoding alpha/beta hydrolase-fold protein translates to MQNISAQTIYKELNSEKLGETRQIKIQLPRNYDTSDKKYPVIYVFDADYLFEPVAGNVDYYAYWEDIPEAIVIGVNQYGLRENDCYYSEQNSLPIESGAAFFEFVGMELVPFINKTFRTENFKVAVGHGKTANFINYYLLKGIPLFQSYIVLSPDLAPDMSDYLIEVFPKLEQKTFYYLATTTNDVSDIQKKTEALSNSLKAIDNDNVLKTFDTFEGPSHYSLPAHAIPKALESIFLVFQPISKKEYKETILKLEGNPVEYLTDKYQMIEDLFGIEKPTLINDFKAIEAAIKKNKKWEYFEDLGKLARKEYPDTLLGNYYLGRFYEETGEPKKAMKTYQSAYVLNEIAGITKDQVLELAEQIKADFGY, encoded by the coding sequence ATGCAAAATATTAGTGCGCAAACCATATATAAAGAACTTAATTCTGAAAAGCTTGGTGAAACTAGACAAATAAAAATTCAGTTACCAAGAAACTATGATACCTCAGATAAAAAATATCCAGTAATCTATGTGTTTGACGCAGATTATTTATTTGAACCTGTCGCTGGAAATGTAGATTATTATGCCTATTGGGAAGATATTCCTGAAGCAATAGTTATTGGAGTTAACCAATATGGATTAAGAGAAAACGACTGTTATTATAGCGAGCAAAACTCGTTACCAATCGAGTCTGGAGCAGCATTTTTTGAGTTTGTAGGAATGGAGTTAGTTCCTTTTATTAATAAGACGTTCCGTACAGAAAACTTTAAAGTTGCAGTTGGACACGGTAAGACTGCTAATTTTATCAACTATTATCTGCTAAAAGGAATCCCACTATTTCAATCTTACATTGTGTTAAGTCCAGATTTAGCTCCTGATATGTCAGATTATTTAATAGAAGTATTTCCAAAATTAGAGCAAAAAACATTTTATTATTTAGCAACTACTACTAATGATGTGTCAGATATTCAGAAAAAAACAGAAGCTTTATCCAATAGCTTAAAAGCAATAGATAATGATAATGTATTAAAAACATTTGACACTTTTGAAGGGCCTTCACATTACTCTTTGCCAGCACACGCCATTCCAAAAGCACTAGAGAGTATCTTTTTAGTGTTTCAACCTATTAGTAAAAAAGAGTATAAAGAAACTATCCTTAAATTAGAAGGTAATCCAGTTGAATATCTGACTGATAAATACCAAATGATAGAAGATTTATTTGGTATTGAAAAACCTACTTTAATTAACGATTTTAAAGCTATTGAAGCAGCTATAAAAAAGAACAAAAAATGGGAATATTTTGAAGATTTAGGTAAGCTAGCTAGAAAAGAATATCCAGATACTTTACTTGGAAATTATTATTTAGGACGTTTTTATGAAGAAACAGGTGAGCCTAAAAAAGCAATGAAAACGTATCAATCTGCTTATGTTTTAAATGAAATTGCAGGTATTACGAAAGATCAAGTTTTAGAACTTGCAGAGCAAATTAAAGCAGACTTTGGATACTAA
- a CDS encoding lysylphosphatidylglycerol synthase transmembrane domain-containing protein → MSKRPIIKLLKISLPILLGVFLIWYSLSKLSFQEIIGFAKNADYTYIILGVFFGLLSHLSRAYRWVFMLEPLGYKIKLGNSIMAVFATYLINYTIPRAGEVARATILTNYEGVPFEKGFGTIVAERIADMIIMLGIVAITLFLQFDFIYDFLVGKFDVTKIIIGVLGLLIITVFFILFIKRSSAKIAVKIKDFINGLIEGALSIFKMKKKWAFIFHTLFIWTMYVLMFYVTTLAFSDLNDIPFGAVLIGFILASFSIAATNGGIGSYPEAIVIAFTLFNLPEDPSRAFGWIMWSSQTLLVFIFGGISLLYLPFFNRHK, encoded by the coding sequence ATGTCTAAAAGACCTATTATAAAACTATTAAAAATTTCACTCCCAATTCTGTTGGGAGTTTTTTTAATATGGTATTCTCTATCAAAATTATCTTTTCAAGAGATTATAGGTTTTGCTAAAAATGCAGATTATACATATATTATTCTAGGTGTCTTTTTTGGGTTGTTAAGCCATTTGTCAAGAGCATACCGTTGGGTGTTTATGTTAGAGCCTTTAGGCTATAAAATTAAATTAGGTAACAGTATTATGGCTGTGTTTGCAACCTATTTAATTAATTATACCATCCCACGTGCAGGTGAAGTCGCCAGAGCAACTATTTTAACCAATTATGAAGGTGTCCCTTTCGAGAAAGGCTTTGGTACTATTGTCGCAGAACGTATTGCAGATATGATTATAATGCTTGGTATTGTTGCCATAACACTATTTTTACAGTTTGATTTTATTTATGATTTTTTAGTCGGAAAATTTGACGTAACTAAAATAATTATTGGTGTATTAGGACTTTTAATAATAACTGTTTTTTTTATTCTTTTTATCAAAAGAAGTAGTGCTAAAATAGCTGTCAAAATCAAAGACTTTATCAATGGATTAATAGAAGGTGCGCTTAGTATTTTTAAAATGAAAAAAAAGTGGGCTTTCATTTTTCATACACTATTTATATGGACTATGTATGTGTTAATGTTTTATGTCACAACGCTTGCTTTTTCGGACTTAAATGATATTCCATTTGGAGCTGTTTTAATTGGATTTATTTTGGCAAGCTTTAGTATAGCAGCAACAAATGGAGGTATTGGTTCTTATCCAGAAGCTATAGTTATAGCATTTACATTATTTAACTTACCAGAAGATCCAAGTCGTGCATTTGGATGGATTATGTGGAGCTCTCAAACACTACTAGTTTTTATATTTGGAGGGATTTCCTTATTATATCTACCATTTTTTAACCGACACAAATAA